The window GTAAAATGCTGATGTGTAATTCAGCAGGTAATCACTTACCGTTGCGCCTGCTGGAAGTTTGTTTAAAGTATACTGGGCACCGGTGCTCGTCACAGCTACAACATTATAGTAATTTATGGGAACAACTTCTCCATCCGCAGTATATGAAGGCGTATCTGTAAGATATGCAGGAGCATAGAAAATTCCTGGATCTGAACCGGAAAATGGGTAGAGTTCATGATCAACCTGAATATATGACAAGGAGCTGCCTGTTACTTTCCCGAGATCTGTATATGCAGAGATAAGTGTACTGAGATTGTATTTTGTGGAAAGCTGCCCCATTATAAGGGCATGCCTTGCATTGTATGATGTGGTAACGTTTATCTGGTGGCTTCCATATGCGGTTTCATTTAACAGGTGAAGATATTGTGAGGCCAGTGGATTGCCATACATACTGGCTATGGTTTTTGTTTCATTGGCCCCGAAATATTTGTCCATTGCAGCTGTTATTGTTGCATTGAAATGCCCATTAGAATAACCGCCAGGAGTCTGGAGGACCCTGGATATGAAAAGTGAAATTTCCTGTGTCTGGTTCTGTGCAAGCAGCATCTGCCCTGCACTGGCTATTCCCTGCTGGAAATCATCTGCAACTGTGGGGTGCTGACCTTCTTCCAGCTCCTGGAATCCATAATCCCACCATGAAACATATCCGGGCCTGTTCTGTATGGATTCATTGGCATTCTGGGTTGCAAGCCACTGGAAGGATGCTGCAAGTGGCTGTGTTTTATTTTCAATTGCCAGGCCGTAATTACCGAATGGATTATCAGGCCTGAGGCCCTGTGGCACAGTTTTGTTAAGTATATGATCATAGGAGGCTGCATTGTTTTCAGGCACTGCTGCCGAAATTGCACCCATGCCGGAGGGTATTATCAGAATCAATACAACAATGACAGCAAACCCTACTGTTACACCGCTGATATTTTTGCGCAGTGATTTCCTGCCACTCACATGTTTAGATTTCTTTGTAGCCTCGTTATGCCTTATTATATCTACAAAGTACATTATAAGTCCGCCGCCAAGTATGGCATACACGGGTGCTGCTGTAATATTGAATCTTGCAGCCTCAAAACTCATAAATATTGAGAATATTGCAAATATGATTACAAGCATTGTTGCCTCTTTCTTTTCTTTGAGGAATTTGTATATAATGAATGGAACACCGGCAATTCCCAGAAGGAACAGGCCTGGACCAAAATCAGAGATATATTGGCCCAGTGGAGGCGCCGCAGCTTCTGCAATAGTAGAATACACCCTAGATTTTACAAAATAACCATCACCAGTTATAAGCTCTTTAAGTATTGCAGGATTTGTCTTACTCAGTATAAACAATGCTGCAACTACGACTATTACCATGGAGGGGATTGTTATAATCCATGGTCTCCTTGCTACTATGTTAACTAGAATGCCAAATCCGACTACCATAAGCCCCATGGCAAGTGGCGGCAGAAACCATGCATGCAGCATAGAGGTAACATCGTAATAATAGAATCCTATAGGGAACGATGCTGCAACATAAATAGCTGTGAGGTATGTTAGGTATCCTGTGGGTTTTTTAACTATTAAGTTATAAATTAACTGAACTACAACGTAGATAAGGAGGATAACCTCTATGTAGGGGAACCCCTGCCAGAATACTATCAATCCACCAAGGGAAACAGCAGACATTAGAATGTAAATTGTGGCTATTTTATTTTCTTCATAATACTTTTTTATGGAGCTAAAATATGACCTTGTGTCAGTGAGTTTACTTATAATTACGCCCTTTTTGGCCGACACAACAGCCATTTCAAAGAAGTATATTGAAAGGAATGCAAATATAAGTTCAGGTGTATGGGCCCTGCCGTCCGTTAGAATCCCGGATGTTAGGTTTCCAGGCATAATTGTGAATAATATGGCTGCGAATAGACCCGCTTTCTTTCCGAATATCTGCTTTGTAATTAGGTACACAGGTATGATCAAAAGCGCACCATAAAGGGCATCTGATTCCTGGAATGCGTAATAGGCACCCATTTTAAGCCCCATAAACGGGGAGAGTATGTATCCTGCAAATACAATGCTCCACTGATAGAACGGTGGTCTTGCATTTACCGTTCCAACGGGATAATTGAGGAGTATTGTGTGTGTAAGCTGAGTATGCGTGTTCAGTATATACTGAACTATATAATAATTAAAATAAGGATCACTACCTCCCGATACGTTGAGGTATGAATCCTGGAAGGCCAGAGACCATACAAAAAAGTTTGACAGGAACATGTAAAGGGCAAACAGCCCTATCAAAACGGGGACCTCTGGATGCCGGTTAATATTTTGCTTAATTCTATCTGTAATTTCCATAGTTTAATTGCGATAATGAAATTAAGATATAAAAATTTACCTTATTTTAAATCCTTATGATTAACAGCTACAGTGTTTGGGCTATCGGAATACTCAAACTTTATATTATTATAAAATTCATGTCTTGCCTTTTTTATATAAATCACGAATAAAATTGCAAATATTATATACCCAAGCAGCAAATAGTTGATAACTGCAAAATACCCAGTATTCCCATAGAAGGACAGAATAAAGGCTATAGAAAGTATTAAGGATGATATAAACGGTATAAAGAATTTCTGTCTCCTGAATATCCTTATCAGTGAAACGTTGGATATGATATGAATTATAATATACATGAAACTGATTAATCCTGCAATTATTACAAAAGAATTGAAGAACCCTGAATAATGGATTGTTATGAGTGATATTATTATTGAGAATGTAAATAGGGCGACCATAAACTTATTCTTGCTGAAATTTTTATTTATATTAAAATCATTATAAAATTTAGGCATCATATGTATGAAGGCATTTAAATATGACACACTTAAGTTAAAGGCGCTCATTAACCCGAATATAGAAAATACAATAAGGAATGGCACCCCGAGCCTTGACTTTACCAGATCAGTTATATAGAATGAATTAGACTCGTACAGGCTTAGCCCATGGTACCCAGCAAACATCAGCAGGGCAAAAGCGGAGAACACCATAATCAATCCAGATATGGTAAAAGATATGATCAGCGATTTGGGGGTGTTCATATGCGCACTGGATGTTTCCTCTGACAGGAATATGCTGGACCCGCCTCCAGAGAATGCCAGTATTCCGAAGATTATACCGAAGAAGAAGGGATTGAATGAAAACTTTATTCCTGAGAAAGAAAAGCCCGGGGACCTGAATATTATAAAAATTATGCTCATGGATATCACGAATGCTATTTCAAGGAATCCGGCAATAAGTATGTATCTTATTGATGTTCTAAGCCCCCGGGAAACCACCAGATAAACAGCTGCCGTAAATGCCAGAAGAAATGCATACTCCATGTAAGGCCCATGGAACCCGAATATCCCCATGATGGAATACATAAAGCCAGATATGAATATAGAAATGTTTGGAACTGTAAGCACAGAATAGCCTATATAAAGAATAAGCACAAGGAATCCAGCGCCCTTCCCGAGCCCGTTCCCTGCGTAAGAATAGTATCCCCCATTGGTTATATATACACTTGCAAAGGAATATATGGTATAAAGCGTGAAATAGGATAGCAGAAATGAGAATATAACCACGAATGGAAGCATTGAACCTGAATAAAGGGCAATTACGGAGAATAGTGCTATGAAATCCAGCATAGGCCCGATGGAGGTAAATGACTGCATAACAGCTTCCTTAAGATTTACAGACCCCATGGGACCGTATCTGGATATGTGTTAAAAATTTTTATTTGATGTGAGAGAACAGGATGTCAAGGTTGATTTCCAGAAATGCCACCGGATTCGGTATTCCAAAATCCTCAAATATGGCAGGGTTCATCTCACCTATTATCCCGGCTGAATCCCCTCCTATTATTATGCGTCCACCACGTCCTGGAAGTATCTCAGGAAAGACAGCCGGTTCAACCCTATAATCACTTCCGGAGGTTCTTGAAATAAGATATTCCATAATTTGATATATATCAGAATAGGAAGCGCGGGAATTATTAAACAAAACAGAGAGGTGGTTTTCCTGTGTACCCGATACAACAACATCTCCTATTTCGAATATCTTAACAGGGAGTTTTCTCCTACGATTAATGCTCAGGAGTGCCATAATACCGGGAAATAACTTATCCCTGATTACAGAATAATCAAGACTCTTTGGATTTTCTAT of the Ferroplasma sp. genome contains:
- a CDS encoding APC family permease encodes the protein MGSVNLKEAVMQSFTSIGPMLDFIALFSVIALYSGSMLPFVVIFSFLLSYFTLYTIYSFASVYITNGGYYSYAGNGLGKGAGFLVLILYIGYSVLTVPNISIFISGFMYSIMGIFGFHGPYMEYAFLLAFTAAVYLVVSRGLRTSIRYILIAGFLEIAFVISMSIIFIIFRSPGFSFSGIKFSFNPFFFGIIFGILAFSGGGSSIFLSEETSSAHMNTPKSLIISFTISGLIMVFSAFALLMFAGYHGLSLYESNSFYITDLVKSRLGVPFLIVFSIFGLMSAFNLSVSYLNAFIHMMPKFYNDFNINKNFSKNKFMVALFTFSIIISLITIHYSGFFNSFVIIAGLISFMYIIIHIISNVSLIRIFRRQKFFIPFISSLILSIAFILSFYGNTGYFAVINYLLLGYIIFAILFVIYIKKARHEFYNNIKFEYSDSPNTVAVNHKDLK